In the genome of Paenibacillus sp. FSL R5-0766, one region contains:
- a CDS encoding nitrate/nitrite transporter, whose product MESKSFWKSGHKPTLFGAFMYFDISFMIWGMLGPLAVVIALDYPMTPLEKANLVALPILGGSILRLVLGFMSDYIGPKLTAQIGMLVTLVPLLLGWLWVDSLSQLYVVALLLGVAGASFAAALPLAGQWYGKEHQGLAMGIAGAGNSGTVLATLFANRLATHFGSWEVVFGLAIIPIAIVFILFSIFAKNSPNRPEPKKLSQYGSLLKQKDAWVFCAFYCVTFGGFVGLCNYLTIFFNTQYGLSPVRAADITTFCVIAGSFFRPVGGYLADKIGGTRMLTFLYTGACIMLIGVSFMPPLPVVVVMLFLGMMCLGAGNGSVFQLVPQRFGNEIGLMTGIVGAAGGLGGYALPLILGQLYSSYQSYTPGFVILSLIAAASLFLVLFMQSRWRVSWLSRGNKGMAESTSLSS is encoded by the coding sequence ATGGAGAGCAAAAGTTTTTGGAAAAGCGGGCATAAGCCCACCCTATTCGGAGCGTTTATGTATTTTGACATCAGTTTTATGATATGGGGAATGTTGGGTCCACTCGCAGTTGTGATAGCATTGGACTATCCGATGACTCCACTGGAAAAGGCCAATCTGGTCGCATTGCCTATCCTTGGTGGCTCCATCCTGCGGCTTGTGCTTGGCTTCATGTCTGATTATATAGGTCCGAAATTGACCGCACAGATTGGAATGCTCGTCACGCTGGTTCCTTTATTACTCGGCTGGTTATGGGTTGACTCTTTAAGCCAACTGTATGTGGTGGCACTCTTGCTGGGTGTCGCAGGCGCTTCCTTTGCTGCTGCGCTACCTCTGGCAGGCCAATGGTATGGCAAAGAGCATCAGGGTCTGGCCATGGGTATTGCCGGGGCGGGTAACAGTGGAACCGTACTAGCGACGTTGTTTGCCAATCGTTTGGCTACGCATTTTGGCAGCTGGGAAGTTGTGTTTGGACTTGCTATTATACCGATCGCTATCGTATTCATCCTCTTTTCCATCTTTGCCAAGAATAGCCCTAACCGACCTGAACCCAAGAAATTGTCCCAATATGGAAGTCTGCTTAAACAAAAAGATGCTTGGGTATTCTGTGCCTTCTATTGTGTAACCTTTGGTGGTTTCGTTGGATTATGTAACTATCTCACCATCTTCTTCAACACCCAGTATGGGCTCTCTCCTGTTCGTGCCGCAGACATTACCACCTTCTGTGTGATCGCAGGCAGTTTCTTCCGGCCTGTAGGGGGTTATCTGGCGGACAAAATTGGCGGAACCCGCATGCTGACTTTCCTGTACACTGGAGCCTGCATCATGTTGATCGGAGTATCCTTCATGCCACCGCTTCCTGTGGTAGTAGTCATGCTGTTCCTCGGTATGATGTGTCTGGGAGCCGGAAATGGCTCCGTGTTCCAACTGGTTCCCCAACGTTTCGGCAATGAGATTGGCCTGATGACAGGTATTGTGGGTGCCGCTGGCGGATTGGGCGGGTATGCACTGCCGCTGATTCTCGGTCAACTGTATAGTAGCTATCAATCCTATACACCAGGTTTTGTCATTCTTAGCCTGATTGCAGCTGCTTCCCTGTTCCTGGTTCTCTTCATGCAATCCCGCTGGCGTGTGAGCTGGTTGAGCCGAGGTAACAAAGGCATGGCGGAATCGACATCCCTCTCTTCCTGA
- the nirB gene encoding nitrite reductase large subunit NirB, which yields MSRSKLVIIGNGMAGVKCVEEIIALEPDTYEIVIYGNEPRPNYNRIMLSKVLQGEHSLQDIIINDWTWYAEHHIRLCTGETVHRIDIRGKYIETESGLKETYDVLILATGSSPFIPPIPGIDKERVMSFRTIDDCTRMSDYSKTYRKAAVIGGGLLGLEAARGLLHLGMEAVVVHNAHYIMNRQLDQNAAAMLQQELEGQGMSFLLAKNTQKITGRLQAQGLLFTDGSKLEAQVVIVAVGIRPNVDLARRSGIATNRAIMVDDYMRTSVPDIYAVGECAEHRGISYGLVAPLYEQGKVLARTLCGKETSEYKGSIPYSQLKVSGVDVFSAGEISGEGMQTAIQHLDGIQGTYKKVLMQAGKVRGAILFGDTTEGTALLGLVQRGADVAELAPREGAPDPAEVAAAALPAQETVCACNNVTKAAIMKAIQEQGLETADQVKEQTKASGSCGGCRPMVAALLKHTHNLKNNGGTVVVAIPDKPASLPVCSCTELGHAELKEMLDDIVVMEVGLPDISLILQKLGWDSEHGCSVCRPVIHYYLQVSGGTIVVREIEGHSEVQVRWDDHIPLLSYARDAGGLAAQLRASWIGAAMPSPVNMGVAPGPGSLVSALVQDIGLLASPAGWEIYAGGHAEHPVKQGGLLGVAETEVQAAALASACLQWYRQTAWYDEPLWAWTERLGFMSIRETLLDDQLQKELAATLQADI from the coding sequence ATGAGCAGAAGCAAACTGGTAATTATCGGGAATGGCATGGCTGGAGTGAAGTGTGTCGAAGAGATTATCGCACTGGAGCCTGATACGTATGAGATTGTAATCTACGGTAATGAACCCCGTCCCAACTACAATCGGATCATGTTATCAAAAGTATTGCAGGGCGAGCATTCGTTACAGGATATCATTATCAATGATTGGACTTGGTATGCCGAGCATCATATCCGGCTATGTACAGGTGAAACGGTACACCGCATTGATATCCGTGGAAAATATATAGAGACTGAATCTGGACTAAAAGAAACCTATGATGTCCTGATTCTGGCGACAGGTTCTTCACCTTTTATCCCACCGATTCCGGGGATTGATAAAGAGCGGGTCATGTCCTTCCGAACGATTGATGATTGTACGCGCATGTCTGATTATTCCAAAACCTATCGCAAGGCCGCCGTCATTGGTGGCGGATTGCTTGGGCTGGAGGCTGCGCGCGGGTTGCTGCATTTGGGCATGGAAGCTGTGGTGGTCCATAACGCACATTACATTATGAACCGGCAGTTGGATCAGAATGCTGCCGCGATGCTTCAACAGGAACTTGAAGGGCAGGGTATGTCCTTTCTTTTGGCCAAAAATACGCAGAAAATTACCGGGCGATTGCAGGCGCAGGGGCTGCTCTTTACAGATGGTTCCAAGCTTGAAGCTCAGGTTGTCATTGTCGCTGTTGGGATTCGGCCGAATGTGGACCTGGCTAGACGAAGCGGAATCGCTACGAATCGGGCAATCATGGTGGATGATTATATGCGCACTAGTGTACCGGATATCTACGCAGTTGGGGAATGTGCTGAACATCGGGGAATCAGTTATGGTCTGGTGGCCCCCTTATACGAACAGGGGAAGGTGCTCGCACGTACGCTCTGTGGAAAGGAAACTTCTGAATATAAGGGTTCAATTCCTTATTCACAACTGAAGGTATCAGGAGTTGATGTTTTCTCGGCGGGTGAGATTAGCGGGGAAGGCATGCAGACCGCAATTCAACATCTGGATGGCATTCAAGGCACATACAAAAAAGTACTGATGCAGGCTGGCAAAGTGCGTGGAGCCATTTTATTTGGAGATACAACCGAAGGAACAGCATTGCTTGGACTTGTGCAACGAGGTGCGGATGTGGCGGAATTGGCACCGCGTGAAGGGGCCCCGGATCCAGCTGAAGTGGCTGCGGCGGCATTACCGGCTCAAGAGACCGTATGTGCCTGCAACAATGTGACCAAGGCTGCCATTATGAAAGCTATTCAGGAACAGGGTCTCGAGACGGCAGATCAGGTGAAGGAGCAGACCAAGGCTTCTGGTTCATGCGGTGGCTGTCGCCCGATGGTGGCTGCTCTATTAAAACATACACATAACCTGAAAAATAACGGGGGTACTGTAGTGGTCGCCATACCGGATAAACCTGCTTCATTGCCGGTCTGCAGTTGTACGGAGCTTGGGCATGCAGAACTAAAGGAAATGCTGGATGACATCGTTGTTATGGAGGTAGGGCTACCAGACATATCATTGATCTTGCAGAAGCTGGGTTGGGATTCGGAACATGGTTGCTCTGTATGTCGCCCCGTAATTCATTATTACTTACAGGTATCCGGAGGAACGATAGTTGTTCGAGAGATTGAAGGTCACTCAGAGGTTCAGGTGCGCTGGGATGATCATATTCCACTGTTATCCTATGCAAGGGATGCAGGTGGTTTGGCTGCACAGCTTCGTGCGAGTTGGATCGGTGCTGCGATGCCGTCGCCGGTAAATATGGGCGTTGCACCAGGGCCTGGTTCGTTGGTGAGCGCACTGGTGCAAGATATCGGCTTGCTGGCTTCACCAGCTGGTTGGGAGATCTATGCAGGCGGTCATGCAGAACATCCGGTCAAACAAGGTGGCTTGCTCGGGGTGGCTGAAACAGAGGTACAAGCGGCAGCACTCGCATCAGCCTGCCTTCAATGGTATCGCCAAACCGCTTGGTATGATGAGCCGTTATGGGCATGGACGGAACGATTGGGATTCATGTCCATTCGGGAAACGCTGCTGGATGACCAGTTACAGAAGGAACTTGCAGCTACACTTCAAGCTGATATATAG
- a CDS encoding molybdopterin oxidoreductase family protein — MGLSVSSEPTASKLYVKETQCPYCSVQCKMTVEELAAPVAGQRRGEYTVQGVPNEASQGRLCVKGMNAHQHALSGQRLMHPLIRRNGELESCSWEEAIQTIAERFQDLKDSYGADTVGVYGGGSLTNETAYLLGKFARVALGTKYIDYNGRFCMSAAASAGSKVFGMDRGLTFRLSDIPKAGCIVLAGTNIAECQPTLLPYFNQAKENGAFIIVIDPRKTATAAIADLHLQVKPGMDALLADAMLKVIMDAGLVNPHFIDKRTHGYEQLIQGLADLQLEQAAQACGVDLALIRQAAMAYGEAETGMIMTARGVEQQTDGHMAVRHFLNLVLATGKIGREGCGYGAITGQGNGQGGREHGQKADQLPGYRSIENEADRAYVASVWGVDPASLPGKGVSAYEMMEKVHDQEIRALLVMGSNPVVSNPNVRLVEEGLRKLDFLIVADMFLSETARMADLVLPVTSYMENEGTLTNLEGRVLLREQGLPAPGETLDDWDILCRIAAQLGKASYFEYDNAEDIFNELRVASRGGVADYYGITYERLRNGKGVYWPCSALEDQGEGLLFGERFAHPDGKAAFTFESSPGWNDVSPKFPLILTNGRVLPHYLTGVQTHRSPALAARELENFVELHPATAARYRIHDGEWVEIQSTYGSFTVRSRIKDSIREDTLFVPMHWGGIQNVNRATRPELDPFCRMPGFKTVAVTIRPLRLAR; from the coding sequence ATGGGATTATCCGTGAGTTCAGAACCAACAGCCTCCAAGCTCTATGTTAAGGAAACCCAGTGTCCGTATTGCAGTGTGCAGTGCAAGATGACTGTTGAAGAATTGGCTGCACCTGTTGCGGGCCAGCGTCGTGGTGAGTATACGGTTCAGGGTGTTCCGAATGAAGCCTCCCAGGGCAGGTTGTGTGTGAAGGGTATGAATGCTCATCAACATGCGCTCAGTGGTCAACGATTAATGCATCCGCTCATTCGTCGCAATGGCGAGCTTGAATCCTGTTCCTGGGAGGAGGCCATTCAGACCATCGCAGAGCGGTTTCAGGACTTGAAAGATTCATACGGAGCAGATACGGTCGGAGTCTACGGAGGCGGATCTTTGACCAATGAAACAGCCTATCTGCTCGGCAAGTTCGCCAGAGTTGCATTGGGGACAAAATATATCGACTATAATGGACGGTTCTGCATGTCAGCTGCGGCTTCAGCTGGCAGTAAGGTGTTCGGGATGGATCGTGGATTGACGTTTCGTTTGTCCGATATTCCCAAGGCAGGCTGCATTGTACTTGCAGGTACCAATATTGCAGAATGCCAACCTACCCTTCTGCCATACTTTAATCAGGCGAAGGAGAACGGAGCCTTCATTATTGTTATTGATCCACGCAAGACGGCAACCGCAGCCATTGCTGACCTTCACTTGCAGGTGAAACCCGGCATGGATGCTCTGCTAGCGGATGCCATGTTGAAGGTGATTATGGATGCCGGATTGGTGAACCCTCATTTTATAGACAAACGAACGCATGGTTACGAGCAATTGATACAAGGGTTGGCTGATCTGCAACTCGAACAGGCGGCACAAGCGTGCGGGGTTGATCTGGCGCTGATTCGTCAGGCTGCGATGGCTTACGGTGAGGCAGAGACAGGCATGATCATGACAGCACGTGGTGTGGAACAACAGACGGATGGACATATGGCCGTCAGACACTTTTTGAACTTGGTGCTCGCGACTGGCAAAATCGGCCGAGAAGGATGCGGATATGGTGCCATCACAGGTCAAGGAAATGGGCAAGGCGGACGGGAGCATGGACAGAAGGCTGACCAGCTGCCGGGCTATCGATCCATTGAAAATGAAGCCGATCGTGCCTATGTGGCATCCGTCTGGGGTGTAGACCCTGCAAGTTTGCCAGGCAAAGGGGTATCCGCCTACGAGATGATGGAGAAGGTCCATGATCAGGAGATTCGGGCGTTGCTTGTAATGGGCTCCAACCCGGTCGTATCCAATCCCAATGTGCGTTTGGTGGAAGAAGGTCTGCGCAAGCTGGACTTTCTGATCGTGGCAGATATGTTCCTATCGGAGACAGCGCGCATGGCTGATCTGGTTCTGCCGGTTACATCTTATATGGAGAATGAAGGTACACTGACCAATCTGGAGGGGCGTGTTCTGCTCCGTGAACAGGGGCTACCTGCGCCGGGAGAAACGCTTGATGATTGGGATATATTATGCCGGATTGCCGCGCAATTGGGTAAAGCTTCTTACTTTGAATATGACAATGCTGAGGATATATTTAATGAGCTTCGGGTGGCGAGCCGCGGCGGAGTGGCTGATTACTATGGCATTACCTATGAGCGTTTGCGTAACGGGAAAGGGGTATACTGGCCGTGTTCTGCCCTGGAGGATCAGGGAGAAGGACTGCTGTTCGGTGAACGATTCGCTCACCCGGACGGCAAAGCGGCATTCACATTTGAATCCAGCCCGGGCTGGAATGATGTATCGCCGAAATTCCCCCTAATTCTCACCAATGGGCGTGTGCTGCCTCATTATCTTACAGGGGTGCAGACACATCGAAGTCCGGCACTGGCAGCTCGTGAATTGGAGAACTTTGTTGAACTTCACCCGGCTACCGCTGCCCGTTATCGTATTCACGATGGAGAGTGGGTAGAGATTCAATCGACGTATGGAAGCTTCACGGTTCGTTCGCGCATCAAAGATTCGATTCGGGAGGATACCTTGTTCGTGCCGATGCATTGGGGTGGCATTCAGAATGTGAATCGGGCCACCAGACCAGAGCTAGATCCGTTCTGCCGAATGCCTGGGTTCAAGACAGTGGCCGTAACCATTCGACCTTTGCGCTTGGCCAGATGA
- a CDS encoding DUF4132 domain-containing protein: protein MNQEEQVQVYMDGLQERAKSLTGVQLELAGYVVEIAGSTYLRGDEKMFLNTDKLLGRLAAETQKTLFEPLLGVLQHLASESLVARFRYIAERATRFPYSNNYERRPFRTSDPEQHVEQVIRKLMGLFRMEMKNFSLEEYVSLREYKLDYLHEIRWVLADCIAYELDHQGGDMKQALHDIIYGDNQTALLTHEMIKGIFMSDQADAYQMVGELLVAARLQEGLRQSIVERMDEGTLEAYIYILKIIIDNNLIRFSSVVRALAVWTGIGLEAANQRVAAQLIEQAYQALVQAEVREAWQQEANANKLFISLWATAVIEENELKSKIIEIMDQGQLYQKIVAQYVLANSQNRELRLNIARRYLEAQDTELMHWIVTNYDAMYMYNWSFENGENQRSVYVWPLPALGDKALRRQDFDRFKQMLGAIPKGGSGGPSGVLEYVHYRMDTDDVVKKMLYLAAYDMDPEWIGEVIAIKDRLSPELRGELLSQFVQHPDNEVQRQFVFESLSDKSISNRESALAKAKLLTLTVDEMKQMEALMKLKTGSLRQKVIHVLLLQPVDQLEVSLKRLLQAKSELQRLGALELLTEIAADPERIDQQEQLQPLAQLIETPTAKEQKLLDKLTDQGRRYTVSNGFGLFDPKRREPLLDEKRDLKGHNPKDIFTLSLDKTRPFLEGLSELVHEHRDYEYQVEYYAGYKDTLLVGASLRSKVPYGERNEMKQMEQFPLHDVWENYIQHAEFNSVELMQLYMAIQLGEFNGNLSDHYSYFREQYDYDELQKIPLLEGWRKSFAERIYPLDDIEKLQQMLDSLTYKDQVVALISAAFQDSDPIDTFEIAEKTWASIIASMPADQLEKESGMLHIMTGPWNYVVRGKIHDDNSFRRFFQTAYQFTSLVESSQPLSLLSLEDFLRAYQLNLIDDQEIYRQVLVGGNRLLFIRDLTSTRTEMIASDPKLVQLRDAVVDRILEIELTRGELSTEVSTLAMKLDRIEGMEHWVHLVSAMDQDTFVRGYIYSYGDNTTRKETFSYLIQNCHPRDGEDDKRLGELLHKYPVNEKKLLEAAMYAPQWMEIVAKHLGWEGLRSAAWYFHAHINERFTAEKETIVAHYSPISPQDFNEGAFDIAWFEEAYAAVGEERFNLLYDCAKYISGGSNHRRSQLFADAALGKLRLDDMRESVSDKRNKDHLLTYSLIPFAVNREQDLRERYDFIQKFLMQSKQFGAQRRASEGVASQIALGNLARNAGYADVTRLMWDMEARKLDEMKSFFEPHALDADTTAQLVIDEEGQPEMVIVSKSKTLKSVPARFKKDGYIAELKELKSDLVDQYRRARQELERSMTAGTSFTREEIASLMQNPVIQPLVRTLVFQSGDMTGRFDVSSSGLVAPGPEGTIQALAEQDQLLIAHPLHLYQSGSWSEFQRDLFTRQERQPFKQVFRELYLPNEDELANGTVSRRYAGYQIQPKKAVALLKGRQWTVSYEEGLQKVSYEHNLIANLYAMADWFSPADTEAPTLETVQFYDRKSYKPVALQDVPLTFFSEVMRDIDLVVSVAHVGGVDPEASLTTIEMRHVIVNESLRLLKIDNVRLDGNYARIDGELGEYAVHLGSGNVFKQATGALHIVPVHSQHRGRIFLPFLDEDPRTAEILSKVMLLAEDKKIKDPQILAQLQN, encoded by the coding sequence ATGAATCAGGAAGAGCAAGTACAGGTGTATATGGATGGATTGCAGGAAAGAGCCAAGTCGTTGACAGGGGTACAGCTTGAGCTGGCAGGCTATGTTGTGGAGATCGCCGGGTCTACGTATTTGCGTGGAGACGAAAAGATGTTTTTGAATACTGATAAGTTGCTTGGAAGGTTGGCTGCAGAAACGCAGAAAACATTATTCGAGCCACTGTTGGGTGTGCTCCAGCATCTGGCGAGCGAGTCATTGGTTGCACGATTCCGTTATATTGCAGAGCGTGCGACTCGTTTCCCATACAGTAACAACTATGAACGCCGGCCTTTTCGCACATCCGATCCGGAGCAGCATGTAGAACAGGTCATTCGCAAACTGATGGGATTGTTCCGTATGGAAATGAAAAACTTCTCTTTGGAAGAATATGTGTCACTTCGTGAGTACAAGCTGGATTATCTGCATGAGATCCGTTGGGTCCTGGCGGATTGTATCGCTTATGAACTGGATCATCAGGGCGGAGATATGAAGCAGGCGCTGCATGATATTATCTATGGTGACAATCAGACGGCGCTGTTAACCCATGAAATGATCAAAGGTATATTCATGAGCGATCAGGCGGATGCCTATCAGATGGTGGGTGAGCTGCTCGTTGCAGCAAGGTTGCAGGAAGGGCTGCGCCAAAGCATTGTGGAGCGGATGGATGAAGGGACACTGGAAGCCTATATTTACATATTAAAAATCATTATCGACAACAACCTGATTCGTTTCAGTTCTGTGGTAAGAGCGCTTGCCGTATGGACGGGGATCGGCCTAGAAGCAGCCAACCAGCGTGTTGCCGCACAGTTGATTGAACAGGCCTATCAGGCGCTTGTGCAAGCAGAAGTACGCGAGGCCTGGCAGCAGGAAGCTAACGCCAACAAACTCTTTATCAGTCTGTGGGCGACAGCGGTCATTGAAGAGAATGAATTGAAGAGCAAGATAATCGAGATTATGGATCAAGGTCAGTTATATCAGAAGATTGTTGCCCAATACGTACTGGCTAACAGCCAGAACAGAGAGCTTCGTTTGAACATTGCACGTCGTTATCTGGAGGCGCAGGACACCGAGTTGATGCACTGGATTGTGACCAACTATGATGCGATGTATATGTACAACTGGAGTTTTGAGAATGGAGAGAATCAGCGTAGCGTCTACGTGTGGCCATTGCCTGCTCTTGGAGATAAGGCCTTGCGGCGTCAGGACTTTGATCGGTTCAAACAGATGCTGGGTGCCATTCCAAAAGGCGGGTCAGGTGGACCATCGGGTGTACTTGAGTATGTTCACTACCGGATGGATACGGATGATGTAGTCAAGAAAATGTTATATTTGGCCGCTTATGATATGGACCCGGAATGGATCGGGGAGGTCATCGCAATCAAGGACCGTTTAAGCCCGGAACTACGCGGAGAACTGTTGTCCCAGTTTGTTCAGCATCCTGATAATGAGGTGCAAAGACAGTTTGTGTTTGAGAGTTTGTCCGATAAAAGCATCAGTAATCGGGAGAGTGCACTCGCCAAAGCGAAGCTGCTCACGTTGACGGTTGATGAGATGAAACAGATGGAGGCGTTGATGAAGCTCAAAACAGGCTCACTTCGTCAGAAGGTCATCCATGTATTGTTACTGCAACCTGTGGACCAATTGGAGGTCTCGCTGAAGCGACTTTTGCAGGCCAAGAGTGAACTGCAGCGCTTGGGTGCGCTAGAATTATTGACCGAGATTGCGGCAGATCCAGAGCGGATAGATCAGCAGGAGCAATTGCAGCCATTGGCGCAGCTGATTGAGACACCCACTGCCAAGGAACAGAAACTACTGGATAAGCTGACTGATCAGGGGAGACGTTACACAGTTTCTAATGGATTTGGTTTATTTGATCCGAAGCGACGTGAGCCATTGCTGGATGAGAAGCGTGATCTCAAGGGCCATAATCCGAAGGATATTTTTACACTCTCTCTGGATAAGACCAGACCATTTCTGGAGGGACTTAGTGAATTAGTGCATGAACACAGGGATTATGAGTATCAAGTGGAATACTACGCTGGCTATAAAGACACATTGTTAGTCGGAGCGAGTCTTCGCTCCAAGGTTCCGTATGGAGAGCGGAATGAAATGAAGCAGATGGAACAGTTCCCGCTTCATGACGTATGGGAGAACTATATTCAACATGCCGAGTTCAACAGTGTGGAACTGATGCAGCTATACATGGCTATACAGCTCGGGGAGTTCAATGGCAATTTGAGCGACCATTACAGTTATTTCCGTGAGCAGTATGACTATGACGAATTGCAGAAGATTCCGTTATTGGAAGGCTGGCGCAAGTCGTTTGCCGAACGGATCTATCCTCTGGATGACATCGAAAAGCTGCAGCAGATGCTGGATTCGTTAACGTATAAGGATCAGGTAGTGGCACTGATATCGGCGGCATTTCAGGATAGCGATCCGATCGACACGTTTGAAATAGCTGAGAAAACCTGGGCCTCCATCATCGCAAGTATGCCTGCTGATCAACTCGAGAAAGAGTCAGGTATGCTTCATATTATGACTGGACCTTGGAATTATGTAGTTCGTGGCAAAATCCATGACGATAACAGCTTCAGACGGTTCTTCCAGACGGCTTACCAGTTCACCAGTCTTGTAGAGAGTAGTCAGCCGCTGTCTTTACTGTCACTTGAAGATTTCCTGCGTGCGTACCAGTTGAACCTGATTGATGATCAAGAGATATATCGACAGGTGCTGGTCGGTGGGAATCGTCTGTTGTTTATTCGGGACTTAACATCCACTCGTACAGAAATGATCGCGAGTGATCCGAAGCTTGTTCAATTGCGAGATGCGGTGGTCGATCGCATTCTGGAGATTGAGCTGACCCGGGGAGAACTCTCTACAGAAGTAAGCACACTTGCCATGAAACTGGATCGAATTGAAGGCATGGAACACTGGGTACATCTGGTCTCGGCGATGGATCAGGATACATTTGTCCGTGGATATATCTATAGTTATGGAGACAACACAACACGTAAAGAGACGTTTAGCTATTTAATTCAGAATTGTCATCCACGGGATGGAGAAGATGATAAGCGTCTTGGGGAGTTGCTCCATAAGTATCCGGTGAATGAGAAAAAATTGCTGGAAGCAGCCATGTACGCCCCGCAGTGGATGGAGATTGTAGCGAAACATCTGGGATGGGAAGGTCTTCGCAGTGCAGCCTGGTACTTCCATGCCCATATTAATGAACGCTTTACTGCGGAGAAAGAAACCATCGTGGCCCACTATTCTCCAATCTCACCACAGGACTTTAATGAAGGTGCGTTTGATATCGCATGGTTTGAAGAAGCCTATGCTGCTGTCGGAGAGGAACGATTCAATCTGTTATACGATTGTGCCAAGTACATTTCCGGGGGATCTAATCACCGCAGATCCCAATTGTTCGCAGATGCTGCACTGGGCAAGCTTCGATTGGACGATATGCGTGAGTCCGTGTCAGACAAGCGAAACAAGGATCATTTGTTAACCTACAGTTTGATTCCATTCGCTGTAAATCGCGAACAGGATCTGCGTGAGCGATACGACTTCATTCAGAAGTTCCTGATGCAGAGCAAACAATTCGGTGCGCAACGCCGTGCCAGTGAAGGTGTGGCCTCACAGATTGCACTGGGCAATCTTGCTCGTAATGCAGGTTATGCCGATGTTACGCGGCTGATGTGGGACATGGAAGCACGTAAGTTGGATGAGATGAAATCCTTCTTTGAACCTCATGCATTGGATGCTGACACGACGGCACAATTGGTCATTGATGAGGAAGGCCAACCCGAGATGGTTATCGTTAGCAAAAGCAAGACACTCAAATCTGTACCTGCCCGGTTCAAAAAAGATGGATATATCGCTGAACTGAAAGAGCTGAAATCGGATCTGGTGGATCAGTATCGCCGTGCACGGCAGGAGCTGGAACGTTCGATGACTGCTGGAACGTCATTTACACGTGAGGAAATTGCCAGTCTGATGCAAAATCCGGTTATACAACCGCTGGTAAGAACACTTGTCTTCCAGTCAGGTGACATGACTGGGAGATTCGATGTATCGTCCAGTGGATTGGTTGCTCCAGGACCGGAGGGTACGATCCAGGCACTAGCGGAACAGGATCAACTGTTGATTGCTCATCCGCTTCATCTGTATCAGAGCGGAAGCTGGAGTGAGTTCCAGCGGGATCTGTTCACCCGTCAGGAGCGTCAGCCGTTCAAGCAGGTATTCCGTGAGCTGTATCTTCCTAACGAGGACGAATTGGCTAATGGTACGGTGTCTCGCCGATATGCCGGGTATCAGATTCAACCGAAAAAAGCAGTAGCTCTGCTGAAAGGACGCCAATGGACTGTCAGTTATGAGGAAGGTCTGCAGAAGGTAAGTTATGAGCATAATCTGATCGCGAATCTCTATGCCATGGCAGATTGGTTCTCACCAGCAGATACCGAAGCACCTACCTTGGAGACGGTGCAGTTCTACGATCGCAAGAGCTACAAACCTGTAGCGCTGCAAGATGTGCCGCTGACGTTCTTCTCCGAAGTTATGCGTGATATCGATCTGGTGGTCAGCGTTGCACATGTGGGAGGCGTAGATCCGGAAGCCAGCCTGACAACAATCGAGATGCGCCACGTCATTGTGAATGAGTCGTTGCGTCTGCTGAAGATCGACAATGTACGTTTGGACGGGAATTACGCACGAATTGATGGTGAATTAGGTGAGTATGCTGTTCATCTGGGAAGTGGTAATGTGTTCAAACAAGCCACAGGTGCACTTCATATTGTTCCGGTGCACAGTCAGCATCGGGGGCGAATCTTCCTGCCATTCCTGGATGAAGATCCGAGAACAGCTGAGATTCTGTCCAAGGTGATGTTGCTCGCTGAAGATAAAAAGATTAAGGACCCGCAGATTCTTGCACAATTACAGAACTAG